One window from the genome of Bradyrhizobium xenonodulans encodes:
- a CDS encoding MBL fold metallo-hydrolase gives MPLWTCETCGAQFPDSGHPPASCPICEDERQFVNWKGQAFLTRDALAERHRLVWRDDLGLTGIGSDPSFAIGQRALLVPLADGCMMWDCVPLATSEAIAHVRSLGGLKAIAISHPHFYGALADWSEAFGGVPVYLHADDRHWVMRPHPSIVHWTGDHHRISDDVTLLRTGGHFAGATMMHWSGGAEGKGALLTGDIAQVAMDRRFVSFMYSYPNYMPLNAAAVRRIAAAVEPFAFDRIYGAWWGRNIASGAKAAFAASVERYIAAIA, from the coding sequence ATGCCCCTCTGGACCTGCGAAACCTGCGGCGCGCAATTTCCGGACAGCGGACATCCGCCGGCATCCTGTCCGATCTGCGAGGACGAGAGGCAGTTCGTGAACTGGAAAGGCCAAGCCTTCCTCACGCGCGACGCCCTGGCGGAGCGCCACCGCCTTGTCTGGCGCGACGATCTTGGCCTGACCGGCATTGGCTCCGATCCAAGCTTCGCCATCGGCCAGCGCGCGTTGCTGGTGCCATTGGCCGACGGCTGTATGATGTGGGATTGCGTGCCGCTGGCGACCTCTGAGGCGATCGCGCATGTGCGCTCCCTCGGCGGGCTGAAGGCGATCGCGATTTCGCATCCGCATTTCTATGGCGCGCTCGCCGACTGGAGCGAGGCGTTCGGCGGCGTGCCGGTCTATCTGCATGCCGATGATCGCCATTGGGTCATGCGGCCGCATCCGTCGATCGTGCATTGGACTGGCGATCACCATCGCATCTCCGATGACGTGACGTTGTTGCGCACCGGCGGCCATTTCGCAGGCGCCACGATGATGCATTGGTCGGGCGGTGCAGAGGGCAAGGGCGCGCTGCTCACCGGCGATATCGCGCAGGTGGCGATGGACCGCCGCTTCGTCAGCTTCATGTACTCCTACCCGAACTACATGCCGCTCAACGCCGCCGCGGTGCGGAGGATCGCGGCTGCGGTCGAGCCGTTCGCCTTCGACCGCATCTATGGTGCATGGTGGGGCCGCAACATCGCCTCAGGCGCCAAGGCCGCCTTCGCGGCCTCGGTGGAGCGATACATTGCGGCCATCGCCTGA
- a CDS encoding alpha/beta fold hydrolase, protein MTAQRDYDIFEAGDVALQSGAVFPALKLAYKTYGTLSPAKDNVILYPTSFSAQHFDTEWLIGPDGVLDPTHYFIIIPNLFGNGLSSSPSNSGEAPLPQLDYHDAVAIQHRLITERFGVSKLALVYGWSMGGMQAYHWAALHPDMVARAAVVCGSARCAPYNHVFLESVKAALTSDPAFRNGRFVEKPVAGYRAMGRVYAGWAMSHGFYRDELWREAGFTSLEDYLVRTWDATFARRDANDLLAQIGIWQRGDVSRCASFGGDFDRALAAVKAHMLLMPGATDRYFDVRDNEDELGKLVNAKSAVLHPIPSLHGHRAGNPVNNPRDQAFIKAEIATLLSK, encoded by the coding sequence ATGACGGCGCAGCGCGACTACGACATCTTCGAAGCCGGCGACGTCGCGCTCCAGTCCGGCGCTGTTTTTCCTGCGCTGAAGCTTGCCTACAAGACCTACGGCACGCTGAGCCCGGCAAAGGACAACGTCATCCTCTATCCGACCTCGTTCAGCGCGCAGCACTTCGACACCGAATGGCTGATCGGGCCCGATGGCGTGCTCGATCCCACCCACTATTTCATCATCATCCCGAATTTGTTCGGAAACGGCCTGTCGTCCTCGCCGTCGAACTCCGGCGAGGCGCCGCTTCCGCAGCTCGACTATCACGATGCCGTCGCGATCCAGCACCGGCTCATCACCGAGCGCTTCGGCGTGTCCAAACTCGCGCTGGTCTATGGCTGGTCGATGGGCGGCATGCAGGCCTATCACTGGGCGGCGTTGCATCCCGATATGGTCGCGCGCGCGGCGGTGGTCTGCGGCAGCGCGCGCTGTGCGCCCTACAATCATGTGTTTCTCGAAAGCGTGAAGGCGGCTCTCACAAGCGATCCCGCCTTCCGCAATGGCCGCTTCGTCGAGAAGCCCGTCGCCGGCTACCGCGCCATGGGGCGTGTCTATGCCGGCTGGGCGATGTCGCACGGTTTCTATCGCGACGAGCTCTGGCGCGAGGCGGGCTTTACGTCTCTGGAGGATTATCTCGTTCGCACCTGGGACGCGACCTTTGCGCGCCGCGACGCCAACGATCTGCTGGCGCAAATCGGCATCTGGCAGCGTGGTGACGTCAGCCGTTGCGCTTCATTCGGCGGTGATTTCGATCGGGCGCTCGCGGCGGTCAAGGCCCATATGCTGCTGATGCCCGGCGCGACCGATCGCTATTTCGACGTTCGCGACAACGAGGATGAGCTCGGCAAGCTGGTCAACGCGAAATCCGCGGTGCTGCATCCGATCCCGTCATTGCACGGCCATCGCGCCGGCAACCCCGTCAACAATCCGCGCGACCAGGCCTTCATCAAGGCCGAGATCGCAACGCTTCTCAGCAAATAG